The window TGTCCGTCATCGGGCTTTTGATGGCCGGTTGGGGGTCCAACAGCAAATTCTCGGCCCTGGGCGGCCTGCGCGCGGCGGCGCAAATGGTGTCTTACGAAATTCCCCGGGTGATCGCGCTGGTACCGGTGGTCATGTGGGCGGGCACGTTGTCCCTGGGGGGCATCATGGACGCCCAGGCGGGGATGTGGCACGGCTTTTTGCCCCGCTGGTTCCTGTTTTACCCGGTGGTCGGCCAAATCGCTTTCATCATTTATCTCATCAGTTCCATCGCCGAGACCAACCGCACCCCCTTTGACTTGGCCGAGGCCGAGTCGGAACTGACCTCGGGCTTCCACACGGAATACTCCGGCATGAAGTGGGCGATGTTCTTTATGGCCGAATACGCCTACATGTTCCTCGCCTGCGCCCTGGGCGCGGTGGTGTTCCTCGGCGGCGGGGCTCCGATCCATCCTTCCTTGAGTTTCATTCCGTCCTACGCCTGGTTTTTCTTGAAGGTTTTTGCCCTGGTGTTCGTGTTCATCTGGGTGCGGTGGACCTACCCACGCATGCGGGTGGACCGCCTGATGGAGTTTTGCTGGAAATTCCTGCTCCCCTGGGCCTTGGTCAACGTGGCCCTGGCGGGGTTTGTGTTCCTCATGCGCTCATGAGCTACTTTAAAACCGTCGCCGTCAATTCCTGGGGTTTGATCAAAGGGCTGGGCATCACCTTGAAATACCTCTTCACGCCCGCCATCACCGTTCAGTACCCCTACGAAAAGCTGACCCTGTCGGACCGCTACCGCGGCGCCCTGGCCTTCCACCCGGACATCTGTATTTCCTGTGAGATGTGCGTTCGGGCCTGTCCGTCGAATTGCATTTCCCTCGAGGCCAAACGCAACGAGGAAACCAAGAAAAAAGACCTCGCCTGGTACAAAATCGACTTCGGCAAGTGCAACTATTGCCGGCTCTGCGAGGAAATTTGCCCGACAAAACCGAAATCCGTCCACCACACGAAGGAATACGAATTGACGTTCAACGACCGGTCGGATTTCATGCAGGAATGGAAGACCGCCGTTTCTCAACCCCAGGCTTCGGAGCCCGGGCAAATCTGGAGCAAACATTTGACACTGGGCCAGAAGCTCGGCCCCAACCCGGCCACCAACGCGTCGGCGACGCCGTCCACCCCGGCGGGAATGTTCCATGATTGAAAAAACCGTTTTCGGTCTTTTGGCTTTCCTCGTCATCGTTCCGGCGGCGCTGGCCGTGACCTTGAAAAGTGTTTTTCATTGCGCGCTCTTCCTCGTGCTTTCCTTGACGGGGGTGGCGGGTCTCTTCGCCATGCTCGGCGCCGACTTTTTGTTCGTCACCCAATTGTTGGTTTACGCGGGGGGGATCACCGTTTTGCTCTTGTTCGTGGTTTTGCTTTCCGGCAGTCCCAAGGATTGGGTGGCCCGGCAGGTCAACGCCCAATGGATTATCGGGCTTTTGTTGTCCGGCATGTTCGTGGGACTCTTGGCGGCCGTTTTCAAACAAATGCCCGTTGCCGAAACCCTGCCCCCCGCGGCGCCGACCACGGCCGCCCTGGGGTTGGTGTTGATCCGCGATTGGGTCCTGCCCTTTGAAGCGGTGTCCTTGGTTTTGTTGGCCGCCCTGGTGGGTGCGGTGCATTTCTCAAAGGGGCGGTCCCGGTGAGCGGCCTGTTCGGTTATCTGGTCGTGGGCGCGGTGCTGTTGGCTTTGGGTGTCTACGGCGCCCTGGCCCGGCGGAACCTGTTGGGGGTGCTCATCGGCATTGAGTTGATTTTCAACGCGGCCAACATCAACTTCGTCGCCTTGAACCGGTATTTGCACCCGGGCCAACCGCTCGGTCAGGCGGCGGCCATTTTTGTGATCGCCCTGGCGGCGGCCGAGGCGGTGGTGGGCTTGGCCCTGGTGCTCACCATCTATCGCAATTTCCGGACCGTCCTGTCCGAAGATCTGAATTTGTTAAAGGGTTAAAATGCTCGAACACGCTTACCTCATTCCTCTTTTGCCCCTGGCGGCCTCGCTCCTGATCCTCTTTTTCGGGAAGCGGCTGCCCTTGGAAGGGGCGTTTTTGGGCATCCTGGCGGCGGGTTGGGGGCTGGTGCAATCCCTGGGTATTTTGATTTCCATTTACGCTCACCCGCACCTCTTGAATAATCTCGGCGCCTCGGGGCCCTTTTTTGAAAAGAGCTGGGATTGGTTCAGCGTCGGGTTCACCCGCTTGGAAGTCGGCGTCTTGATCGACGGCATGTCGGCCATGATGCTCGTCGTCGTGACCCTGGTGTCTTTCCTGGTGCAGGTGTACTCGGTGGGCTACCAACACGGGAAAGAACGGTTCGGCCGGTTCTTCGCCTACATCTCCTTCTTCACCGCGGCCATGTTGATCTTGGTTGTCTCCAACAACCTCTTCCAATTTTTCATGGGCTGGGAATTGATGGGACTCTGTTCCTATCTCTTGATCGGTTTTGAGTTTGAGCGTCCGGCCGCGGCCCAAGCGGGCCGCAAAGCTTTCATCACCACGCGCATCGGCGATCTCGGGTTTTACCTGGGTCTGCTTCTCCTCTTCACCACCACCGGGAGCCTTAATTTTAACATCATCGGCAGCGAGCACATCGGCACCCTGACCCCCGTGGCCACGGTCATCGCCCTGCTGTTGCTCTGTGGAACCATTGGAAAGTCGGCCCAGTTGCCCTTGCACGTCTGGTTGCCGGACGCCATGGAGGGCCCCACCCCGGTGTCCGCCTTGATCCACGCGGCGACGATGGTGGCGGCGGGCGTTTTCCTTTTGGCCCGGTTCCATTTCGTGTTCGCCCTGTCGGAGGTGGCTCTCACCGTCACCGCCTGGGTGGGGGGCATCACCGCCCTCGGGGCGGCGCTCAGCGCCTTGACCGCCACCGACATTAAAAAAGTGTTGGCCTACTCGACCATCAGCCAATTGGGGTTCATGGTGTTGGGGATGGGGGTGGGCAACCCCACCGCGGGCCTGTTCCATCTGACCACCCACGCCTACTTCAAAGCGTTGTTGTTCCTCGGGGCGGGTTCCGTGATTCACGCCGTGCACACCAACGAGATGCCGCTCATGGGGGGTTTGGCCAAAAAAATGGTTTTTACGGCCATCACCATGGGGGTCGCCTGGCTGGCCATCATCGGGTTCCCCTTCACTTCGGGATTCTACAGCAAGGAAGCCATTTTGGGCGCCGTCTACGAAAAGCACCAGTACACCCTGTTCGGCATCGCCGCCTTTTCGGCGTTTTTGACCACGTTTTATATGACCCGCATGATGATTTTGACGTTTTACGGAACGCCCCGCGACGCCCACCGGTTCGGTCACGCCCACGAAAGCGGTCCGACCATGACGATCCCCCTGATGGTGTTGGCCGTCCCCTCGGCCATTTTGGGACTGCTTTTCCACTCGCACGCGCTCTCTTTTGACAAATGGGTCCAACTGACGGGAAAAGTCGCCGAACACGCGGCCCCCGTCGCGGAAGCGGCCGCCGCCCACGGGGGGCATTTCGTTGTTTTGGGGGCTTCCTTGACCGCGGTGACATTGGGGCTGGTTTTGGCGATCGCCATGTATGTGTTCAAAACTCCGGATCCCGCGCGGCTGGCCGCGGCCTTGCCCGGGGTCCACCGACTCTTGACCGATCGCCTGTTCGACCCTTTTTACCTTAAAGTGTCCGAGGCCCTGTGCTTCCTGCCCGCGCGCTTTTTGGCGGCCTTCGATTACATCGTGATCGATCAAGGGATCGTGGACGGCGTGGGACGTTTGGGGAATCTTCTTTCGCGGATCCACCGCTGGTGGGACGATGTCGTGGTGGACGGCGTGTTCGTGAACGGGTTCGGCTGGGCGGCGCAGAAACTCGGCGCCGGGGTGCGGGCGCTCCAAACGGGCGCCGCGCAGACGTATTTGTTGGCGACGGCGGTGGGCGTGTTCGCCCTGGTGCTGTGGGCCGTCGGCGTGTTCGGATAATTCGGGCGAGGAGCAACGTATGCTGAGTCTCATTACATTTTTGCCGATGGTGGGGGCCGTGGCCTTGATGCTGCTGCCCAAGGACAACAAAGCGCTCCTACGCGGCGCGGCGACGTTGACGGCCGCGCTGGCCTTCGGGGCCTCCCTGGTCGCCTGGAAATCCTTTGACGCGGCATCGCCCGCGTTTCAACTGGTGGAACGGGCGTCCTGGATCCCGACCCTCGGGGTGCAGTACTTCCTCGGCGTTGACGGCCTGTCGATGCCGATGGTGTTGTTGACGACCTTCCTTTCGCTGGTGTCGATCATCGCCTCTTACGGCATCGAAAACCGGCTGAAGGAATATTTTTTCTGGTTCCTGGTTCTTGAAGCGGGCATGCTGGGCGTGTTCGTGTCCCTCGATATGTTCCTGTTTTACGTGTTCTGGGAAATCACCCTGGTGCCCATGTACTTCCTGATCGGGATTTGGGGCGGCCCCAAAAAAGAATACGCCGCGGTGAAGTTCTTCCTCTACACCCTGTCGGGCAGCGTTTTCATGCTTCTGGCCATTTTGGCTCTTTACTTTTCAAGCGCACCGCGCACGTTCGACATGCTGGCCTTGGCCAACCAATCGTCCAATTTCGTCGGAGCGCGGTTCATCTTCGTGTTCCTGGCGCTCTTCGTCGGTTTCGCGGTCAAAGTGCCGGCGTTCCCGTTCCACACCTGGTTGCCTTTGGCCCACGTGGAGGCCCCCACGGCGGTGTCCGTGATTCTGGCGGGCGTTTTGCTTAAGATGGGCACCTACGGCATTTTGCGGGTGTGTTACCCCATCCTGCCCGAGGCGACGCGCTGGTTTATGCCGATCCTGATCATCATCGCCTTCATCAATATCGTCTACGGCGCTTTCTGCGCGTTGAGTCAAAAAGACATCAAGCGCATGGTCGCCTACTCCTCCGTCAATCACATGGGGTACTGTCTGTTGGGCATGGCGGCGGTGACGGGCACCAACGCCGCGGCCGGCCTTTCGGGCGCGGTGTTTCAAATGGTGACCCACGGGATTATCACCGGGAGTCTCTTTCTTTTGGTGGGCGTGATCTACGACCAGGCCCACACCCGCAACATCGACGACTTCGGCGGCCTCGGCGCCCGGCTGCCCGTTTTCGCCGGGATCATGACCGTGCAGGCCATGGCGTCCCTGGGACTGCCCGGTCTCGCGGGATTCGTGGGGGAATTCCTGTGCTTCCTGGGCGGGTTCGGCCAGGTCGCGAGCCGAATTTGGGTCGGCTTGTCGGTGATCGGCATTTTGGTGACGGCCGCGTTCTTTCTTAAACTCATCAAGGACGTTTTCCTTGGCCCCTTCAACCCGCGCTGGGAAGGGAAACTTTCCGAGATGAACGCGCGGGAACTTGTGACGGTGGTGCCGCTCGTCATTTTGACGATCGCGCTGGGCGTTTACCCCGCGTTGCTTTTGAACATGATGGACCCGACCATCGCCGAACTGGTGCGACGGGTGGTGGGGGGATAACCTTGACCTGTTCGCTCGGCGGTCTTTGCGCTCTTTCAGCGGAGTTGCTCCTGACCGGAGCGGCCCTCGTCCTTTTAATGTGGGACGCTGTGCGACCCGCCGCGCGTCGGGGACCGTTGGCGTTTTCGGTTTTGGCTTTGGCCGCCGCGGCCTGGGTCGCCGCCCGGACGCCGGACACCGTCGCTTACGGGGTGTTCGTTGTCGACGGAACCGCCCGGTTCCTGAAGATCGTGTTGCTGGGCGCGGTCGTGTTGGTCACCGCGCTCTCGGCCTCCTTCAAAGGTTTCGCGGACCGGGAAGAACGCTTCGCCTGGGGCACCTATTTGGGATTGCTGTTGATCTCCACCGTCGGCCTCCTGTTCCTCGCGTCGGCCTCGGACTTCCTGATGGCGCTCATCGCCCTTGAAATCGTGAGCGTAAGCTCCTTCGTGCTTGTGGGGTTCACGCGCAAAGACCGCCGCTCCAGCGAAGCGGCCATCAAGTACTTCCTCATGGGGGCTTTTGCCTCGGGGCTCATGGTGTATGGAATTTCTTTGTTTTACGGTTTGACGGGGGGGACATCGGCCGCGGCATTAAACGCGGACACCGCCGGTCGGGTGGCCGCCCTGCCGTTGACCGCGGCGCTCCTTTTCGTTCTGGTGGGATTCGGTTTTAAATTGGCTCTGGCCCCTTTTCATATGTGGGTGCCGGACGTCTACGAGGGCGCGCCCACCCCGGTCACCGCGTTCCTGTCCGTCGCCCCCAAGGCCGCGGCCTTTGGTTTGTTGATGCGCCTTTTCTCCCACGCGGCGGACTTGCGGATCTTGCCGTTGATGGCGCTGCTGGCCGCGATCACCATGACGGTGGGCAACCTGGGCGCCCTGCGGCAGGACAACGTCAAACGCTTGTTGGGGTACTCTTCCATCGCCCAGATGGGCTACGTGGCGATCGCTTTTGTGGCGGCGAGTGCTCTGGGGTCCCGGGCGATCCTTTTGTATTTGGCGGCGTACGTGTTAATGAACCTCGGCGCTTTCGCCGTGGTCATCGCCGTGGCGGACGACGCCGGCCGCGAGGACGTCGGGTCTTTCGACGGTTTGGCCGCCCGGTCGCTGCCCTTGGCCCTGACAACGACCTTTTTCCTTTTGTCGCTGACGGGCCTTCCGCCGTTTTTGGGGTTCATCGGGAAGTTCTCGATATTCGCCGCCGCCGTCCAAGCCAAGGGGTTGATGTGGCTCGCCGTTGTGGGCGTGGTGAACAGCGTGGTGTCCTTCGCGTACTACTTTTCCATCGTGCGGGCCATGTTTTTCCGGGAACCGCAACAGGCCGGGGCGCCTTTTCTGTCCCGTCCGTTAACGGCTGTCCTGGGGGTGACGTTGGCCGCCACGGTGTTGCTGGGCCTGTACCCCGCCCCCCTCTTGGCTTGGGTTCAAAGGATCGTCCCCTAATGAGCCATCCGGCGCTCCGCGTGCTCGAACCGATCCTGCGCGCGGGGGAGGCGAGGGATTTGGCCGTTTTTCTGGCCGAGGTGGAAGCCGCTTTGGCCGGCGTGGCCGGATTGAAAAATGGCTTTTTGTCTCGTTTGAGCGAGTACGTCATGACGGGCTCCGGCAAGCGGGTGCGGCCGGGGCTTGTTTTTTTGGCGGCCCAGTTCGGCCGGTTCGACCGGGGAGCCCTCCTGGACGCGGCCCTGGCCATGGAAATGATTCACATCGCGACCTTGGTGCACGACGACCTTGTGGACGAAGCGGTCATCCGGCGCCAGCGGCCGACGGTGGGCGTCAAGTTCGGCGAGGGCGCGGCGGTCCTGCTCGGCGACCACGTCTACGCCGAGGCGTTTCGGCGCTTGAGCCGGCTGAATCGGCCGGATCTCCTGTCGTTGTTGGCCGACACGACCATGGCGATGTGCGAGGGGGAAATCGCCCAATACGAAGCCCGTTACAAATTCGATTTGGACGAAGCCACTTATTTGACCTTTTTGAAGCGGAAAACCGCCTCGCTCATGGCGGCCGCGTGCCGAACCGGGGGCCTTTTGTCGGGTTTGCCCGACGAGCAAACCCGCGCCCTCGAAACCTTCGGCGACAAACTCGGGATCGCCTTCCAAATTGTCGACGACATCTTGGACGTGGAAGGCGATGAGGCCGTGGTGGGCAAGACCCTGCACACCGACATCACCCACGGCAAAATGACCCTGCCCCTCATTGATTACGCCGCGGGCTTGACCGACGCCAAGGCACGCGAGGCCTTTCACGACACCTTGCGATCCCCCCACGGGCGCGTGGACGCGCTGATCGCGGATTTGCGCCGCTCCGGCGTGCTCGAACGTTCCAAGCAAAAGGTGCGCGCGCTGTTGGCGGAGGCGGAGGCGGCCCTGGCCGTCCTGCCGGACCGTCCGGCGCGGGCGCTGCTTTTGGATGTCGCTCGTCGGTTGTCGGACCGGAAATTGTAACGCGGGAGGTTCTATGTTCGGCATGGGTTGGCAGGAATTGCTTTTGGTGTTGTTGATCGCCGTTTTGTTTTTTGGTCCGAACAAACTGCCCGAACTGGGCAAAAGTCTGGGCAAAGCCATCGGCGCCTTCAAAAAGGGTTTGAAGGAAGGCGACGACGACGCCCGGAAATCCGACCCCCACACCCCTCAGTAGCGACCGCGTTTTCCCAGTGAATCGCCTTCCGAGCGACACCCCCAACGACCGGGCACGGCCTTTAGGGGATCACCTGCTCGAACTGCGGCGGCGTCTGTGGCTGTCGATCGCCGCGTTCGCCCTGCTGGCGATCCCCGGTTGGACCCTGAGCGAGCGCTTGATCCATCAAATTTCCCGCGTGACCGGCCCGCTCGTGTTTCTCGGGCCGACGGAAGCCTTCGCGGCGCGTCTGAAACTTTCAGCGGTGCTCGCCCTGGCCCTGGGCGCGCCGATTTTTATTTACCACGCCTGGCGCTTCGTCGGGGTGGCCCTCACGGTGAGCGAGCGACGGGTTCTGTTGGGCGCGCTGCCGTTTTCCTATTTGCTCCTGCTCCTCGGGGCCTCTTTCGGATGGTTCTTGATCGTTCCCACCGGCCTGCGCTTCCTGCTGGGCTTCGCCTCGGCGGACCTGCGTCCCACGTTGTCCGTTCACGCCTGCGTGTCGTTCGCCTTGTGGACTTCCCTGGGATTGGGCCTGTTGTTTCAATTGCCGGTCGTTGTGGGGGCGCTGGCGCGGTGGGGGTGGGTGCGCGCGGCGACCTTGGCGCGCTACCGCCGGCACGCGGTCTTGGGGATCCTCGTCGTGGCGGCGGTGTTGACGCCCGGACCCGACGTGTTTTCTCAATTGCTCCTGGCCGTCCCCACCTACGTTTTGTTCGAGGTTTCCGTCACGCTCGCGCGGTTTTTGGAACCTTGACACCGGCGGGGCGTTGTTGTAGAGTCGGCTTTCTCATTAAATCCATTCGAAGGGAGTTTCAACATGTCCGCCATTGATCCCGATTTCCAGAAGAACCGCACCGTCGTCAAGAAAGATGAAAAATACGGCTACCAGGTTTGGGGCCCCTTCGAGCCTCCGACGAAGCAAGGCATTCACGGCACCTGGGTCGCCGTTGATTTCGACCTGTGCGTCGCCGACGGGGCCTGTCTCGACGCCTGCCCCGAGAACGTGTTCGCCTGGGTCGACACGCCGGGCCATCCCGCCTCGGCCAAGAAGGCCGCCCCGGCGAAGGAAGACGCCTGCATTTTCTGCATGGCCTGCGAGAGCGTCTGCCCCGTGGTGGCCATCAAGATCACCCCGAAATAACCGTTGATTTCGAGGGGGAAATGAAGTAAAATCCCCCGCGTTGCGCAAAAGGGCCCTCGCGGGCCCTTTCACACACCCTCGGATGGTCGACGGGGTCCCGGCAACGGGCCGTCGGCGAGGCGAAGAGGGTGGAGGCCGCTGAAGTTCGGCGGGAAAAACCGCTCACAATCGCCCGCAAGGGCGCTTCAGGTTTTGTCCCCCAGAGCGGCTGCCTTCGGGCGGCCGCTTTGCTTTTTGCGGACACAAAAGTTCAGGAGGAACAATGGCAACCGTATCCATGAAGGCGCTGCTCGAAGCCGGGGTCCACTTCGGACATCAAACCCGGCGTTGGAACCCCAAGATGGCGAAATACATCTTCGGGGCCCGCAACAACATCCACATCATCGATTTGCAAAAGACCGTCAAGGAGTTGAAGAAGGCCCTGACCTACGTCCGTGATTTGGCCGCGTCCGGGAAAGTCTTGCTCTTCGTCGGAACAAAAAAACAGGCCCGCGAAGCCATCGCGCAGGAAGCGGCGCGCTGCGGCATGCCCTACATCCGCGACCGTTGGTTGGGTGGAACCCTCACCAACTTCGAAACCGTCCGCCGGTCGGCGAAGCGGCTTCAAGAGCAGGAACGGATGCGCGCCAGCGGCGTGTTGAGCTCCTTGAGCAAGAAAGAGGCCATGCTGCGCGAAAAAGAAATCAAACGGCTCGGGAAATCCCTCGACGGCATCAAGGACATGGAGCGGTTGCCGGACGCGGTGTTCATCGTTGATCCGGTCCAGGAAATCACCGCCGTGACGGAGTCCCGCCGCATGGAAATTCCCGTCGTTTCCATTTGCGACACCAACTGCGACCCGGATCTCATCGACTACCCCATGCCGGGCAACGACGACGCCATTCGCAGCGTCCGGTTGTTTTGCAAACTGGTGGCCGACAGCGTCATCGAAGGGGTGGAGTCGGCGAAGGGCAAAAATCCCGCCGGTGTTTCCGAAGAAGCGGTCGAGCAGGAAATTCCCCTGACCGACGCCGCGCCCGCGCCGGCCGAACCGGCCGAAGCGCCGGCCCAGTAGGAGGCTTTTCCATGGCGGACATTTCCAGCGAGATGGTGGCGAAGCTCCGGGCGACGACCGGGGCGGGACTGATGGATTGCAAACGCGCGTTGACCCAGACCGCGGGCGACGTGGACAAGGCGATCCAGATTCTGCGCGAGCAGGGCGCGGCTTCGGCCGCGAAGCGCGTCGGTCGTGTGGCCGCGGACGGCCTGGTCTCCTCTTACATCGATCCGACCGGGAAGACCGCGGTGTTGATGGAATTGAACTGCGAAACGGATTTCGTGGCGCGGACCGACGACTTCCAAAAACTGTTGAGCGAACTTTCGCAGGAGGCCGCGAAGGCGGCCCCCGCCTGGCGTTCGCCCGATGACGCCCCGGCGGCCCGCGTTCGCGACCTCGCCGCCAAGCTGGGGGAAAACGTCCAGTTGCGGGCCGGTCGCTTCGCGCGGTTCGACCGTCAGTCCCCGGGCATTTTCGCCGTTTACATCCATCCCTCCGGTCATTTCGGGAAAGTCGGCGTGCTGTTGGAGCTCGGGGTCGCCGGCGACGGCGCCGCCGCCCTCGCCACCGAAGAGGCCAAAGCCCTCGCGCGCGACCTGGCGATGCAAGTGGCCGCCGCCACGCCGCGCTGGGTGCGCAAAGAAGACGTGCCCTTGGACACCTTGGAGAACGAAAAGAAAATCGCGGTCGAACAAGCCAAACGGGAAAACAAGCCCGAAAAAATTTGGGACAAGATCGCCCAAGGGAAAACGCAACAGTTTTACCAGCAATTCTGCCTCATGGAGCAGGTGTTCGTGAAGCCCGTTGAGGGCAGCGCGAAACCGCCCCTCGTTGGGCAGGTGGTGGAGTCTGTCTCCAAAAAGCTGGGGTTCACTTTGGTCCCCCGCCGTTTCGTTCGGTTGAAGGTCGGCGAGGAGGATTAACCCGTGTCAGCGCCCAAAGCCGTGCGGCGGGTGGTGCTGAAACTCTCGGGCGAGGCGCTCCTCGGGCGCTCCGCCAACGGGATCGACGTCGACGCCCTTTTCTCGATTGCCCAAAGCCTGAAGTCGGCCCAGAAGGCCCGGCACCAGGTCGCGGTGGTCGTCGGGGGGGGCAACATCTGGCGCGGCGGCCGCGGTCGGGGCCGGGAATTGGACCGCGTCATCTCGGACCAAATGGGCATGCTGGCGACCCTTGTCAACGCCCTGGCCCTGCAGGACGCCCTGGAAAAACTCGGCGTGCCGACCCGGGTGATGTCGGCCATGGAAGTCGCCAAGGTGGCCGAGCCCTACATCCGTCGGCGGGCCATTCGCCATCTCGAAAAAGGCCGGCTGGTGATCTTCGCCGCCGGGACCGGCAATCCCTTCTTTTCCACCGACACCGCCGCCGCGTTGCGCGCCTCGGAAATCGAGGCCGACATCGTCCTCAAGGCCACCCAGGTGGATGGTGTTTACGACGCCGACCCGCATACCCACCCCAAGGCCAAACGTTACAAAACCCTTTCTTTGAACCAGGCCCTGCGGGACCGATTGGGCGTGATGGACGCCGCGGCCCTCGCGTTGTGCCTGGAGAACAAAATCCCCATCCGCGTTTTCAACCTGCGGGACGTCGGTTCCATCCGCCGTGCCATCGCGGGCGAAGCCGTCGGCACGCTGGTGACCCCCTAGGAGACACCCATGTCCAACATCCCCGCCCCGGTCCAACCGCTTTTCGCGACGGCCGAAGCCGCCATGAAGAAATCCATCGAGAAGCTCCGCCAGGAATTCGCGGGGCTGCGCACGGGGCGGGCGACGGGCAATTTGCTCGACCACATCAAAGTCGAATATTACGGGTCCCACGTCCCCATGAAACAGGTGGCCGCCGTGAGCGTCCCCGATGGGCGCACCATCGAAGTCAAACCCTGGGACATCGGGTCCCTCGCGGCCATTGAAAAGGCCCTGCGCATCTCCGATCTGGGATTGACCCCCAACAACGACGGGAAAATGATCCGGCTTGTCGTGCCCACGTTGACCGAGGAACGCCGCAAGGACATGGTCAAGACGGTTCGGAAAATCGCCGAGGATTTCCGCGTTGCCGTCCGCAACGACCGCCGGGTCGCCATGGAAGGCCTCAAGAAAGGGGAAAAAGACAAGGTTCTTTCGGAGGACCAACGGAAAACCGCCGAAGGCGCCCTGCAAGGCCTCACCGACGCCCACATCAAACAGGTGGACGAAGCCCTCGCCGCCAAAGAGAAAGACATCCTCACCGTCTGACCGTCCCCGTCGCCATGCCCTCCCTTTTGAATCGACGTCCGCCCGTGGTGTCACAACGCCGGGTGGACGTTCCCGTTTTGGACCCCGCCCGCGTGCCCGCGCACGTCGCCGTCATCATGGACGGCAACGGGCGGTGGGCTCAGCGGCGCGGGAAACCGCGTCTTTGGGGCCATCGGGCGGGGGCGGAGAGCGTGCGGGCGGTGGTGCGGGCCGCTGGCGACGCGGGCGTGAAGGTCCTCACGCTGTACGCGTTTTCGACTGAAAATTGGTCCCGCTCGGCGGGGGAGGTCAACGGGTTGATGGCCCTGTTGGTCGGCACGTTGCGGCGGGAAATCCGCCGCCTCGATGAGAACAACGTGCGGTTGCGCGCCATCGGGCGGCTGGA of the Elusimicrobiota bacterium genome contains:
- the nuoH gene encoding NADH-quinone oxidoreductase subunit NuoH, whose translation is MAKGPWAVTGPWVPSQTPAALRKRYVLSFVVLGMLLLPLVGLIAYLGDRPWRLIEDVFALSNKAAALAGFQIPAWHLDVVATVLPFVFVIALMQVAPIFLVWWEMKIAAHIQIRMGPMWVGRFHGALQTIADGIKLLLKEDIVPKDADRKLHFLAPIVVVAPAYVCFAPIPFGRPEFAPINLDVGLLFILGVSGLSVIGLLMAGWGSNSKFSALGGLRAAAQMVSYEIPRVIALVPVVMWAGTLSLGGIMDAQAGMWHGFLPRWFLFYPVVGQIAFIIYLISSIAETNRTPFDLAEAESELTSGFHTEYSGMKWAMFFMAEYAYMFLACALGAVVFLGGGAPIHPSLSFIPSYAWFFLKVFALVFVFIWVRWTYPRMRVDRLMEFCWKFLLPWALVNVALAGFVFLMRS
- a CDS encoding NADH-quinone oxidoreductase subunit I, which translates into the protein MSYFKTVAVNSWGLIKGLGITLKYLFTPAITVQYPYEKLTLSDRYRGALAFHPDICISCEMCVRACPSNCISLEAKRNEETKKKDLAWYKIDFGKCNYCRLCEEICPTKPKSVHHTKEYELTFNDRSDFMQEWKTAVSQPQASEPGQIWSKHLTLGQKLGPNPATNASATPSTPAGMFHD
- a CDS encoding NADH-quinone oxidoreductase subunit J, translating into MIEKTVFGLLAFLVIVPAALAVTLKSVFHCALFLVLSLTGVAGLFAMLGADFLFVTQLLVYAGGITVLLLFVVLLSGSPKDWVARQVNAQWIIGLLLSGMFVGLLAAVFKQMPVAETLPPAAPTTAALGLVLIRDWVLPFEAVSLVLLAALVGAVHFSKGRSR
- the nuoK gene encoding NADH-quinone oxidoreductase subunit NuoK — protein: MSGLFGYLVVGAVLLALGVYGALARRNLLGVLIGIELIFNAANINFVALNRYLHPGQPLGQAAAIFVIALAAAEAVVGLALVLTIYRNFRTVLSEDLNLLKG
- the nuoL gene encoding NADH-quinone oxidoreductase subunit L, which translates into the protein MLEHAYLIPLLPLAASLLILFFGKRLPLEGAFLGILAAGWGLVQSLGILISIYAHPHLLNNLGASGPFFEKSWDWFSVGFTRLEVGVLIDGMSAMMLVVVTLVSFLVQVYSVGYQHGKERFGRFFAYISFFTAAMLILVVSNNLFQFFMGWELMGLCSYLLIGFEFERPAAAQAGRKAFITTRIGDLGFYLGLLLLFTTTGSLNFNIIGSEHIGTLTPVATVIALLLLCGTIGKSAQLPLHVWLPDAMEGPTPVSALIHAATMVAAGVFLLARFHFVFALSEVALTVTAWVGGITALGAALSALTATDIKKVLAYSTISQLGFMVLGMGVGNPTAGLFHLTTHAYFKALLFLGAGSVIHAVHTNEMPLMGGLAKKMVFTAITMGVAWLAIIGFPFTSGFYSKEAILGAVYEKHQYTLFGIAAFSAFLTTFYMTRMMILTFYGTPRDAHRFGHAHESGPTMTIPLMVLAVPSAILGLLFHSHALSFDKWVQLTGKVAEHAAPVAEAAAAHGGHFVVLGASLTAVTLGLVLAIAMYVFKTPDPARLAAALPGVHRLLTDRLFDPFYLKVSEALCFLPARFLAAFDYIVIDQGIVDGVGRLGNLLSRIHRWWDDVVVDGVFVNGFGWAAQKLGAGVRALQTGAAQTYLLATAVGVFALVLWAVGVFG
- a CDS encoding NADH-quinone oxidoreductase subunit M, which codes for MLSLITFLPMVGAVALMLLPKDNKALLRGAATLTAALAFGASLVAWKSFDAASPAFQLVERASWIPTLGVQYFLGVDGLSMPMVLLTTFLSLVSIIASYGIENRLKEYFFWFLVLEAGMLGVFVSLDMFLFYVFWEITLVPMYFLIGIWGGPKKEYAAVKFFLYTLSGSVFMLLAILALYFSSAPRTFDMLALANQSSNFVGARFIFVFLALFVGFAVKVPAFPFHTWLPLAHVEAPTAVSVILAGVLLKMGTYGILRVCYPILPEATRWFMPILIIIAFINIVYGAFCALSQKDIKRMVAYSSVNHMGYCLLGMAAVTGTNAAAGLSGAVFQMVTHGIITGSLFLLVGVIYDQAHTRNIDDFGGLGARLPVFAGIMTVQAMASLGLPGLAGFVGEFLCFLGGFGQVASRIWVGLSVIGILVTAAFFLKLIKDVFLGPFNPRWEGKLSEMNARELVTVVPLVILTIALGVYPALLLNMMDPTIAELVRRVVGG
- a CDS encoding NADH-quinone oxidoreductase subunit N produces the protein MTCSLGGLCALSAELLLTGAALVLLMWDAVRPAARRGPLAFSVLALAAAAWVAARTPDTVAYGVFVVDGTARFLKIVLLGAVVLVTALSASFKGFADREERFAWGTYLGLLLISTVGLLFLASASDFLMALIALEIVSVSSFVLVGFTRKDRRSSEAAIKYFLMGAFASGLMVYGISLFYGLTGGTSAAALNADTAGRVAALPLTAALLFVLVGFGFKLALAPFHMWVPDVYEGAPTPVTAFLSVAPKAAAFGLLMRLFSHAADLRILPLMALLAAITMTVGNLGALRQDNVKRLLGYSSIAQMGYVAIAFVAASALGSRAILLYLAAYVLMNLGAFAVVIAVADDAGREDVGSFDGLAARSLPLALTTTFFLLSLTGLPPFLGFIGKFSIFAAAVQAKGLMWLAVVGVVNSVVSFAYYFSIVRAMFFREPQQAGAPFLSRPLTAVLGVTLAATVLLGLYPAPLLAWVQRIVP